Genomic window (Pseudovibrio brasiliensis):
CACAACCGCTGGCACGGTGCAGCCAAAGCCCAGAATAAGCGGCAGGAACGCGCGGCCGGGCAAACCAATCCTGCGCATCAGCCCATCGGCAACCACCGCTGCACGGGCCATATAACCGCTTTGTTCAAGGAAAATTTGGCAGAGGAATAGTATCCCGACGATAGGGGCGAACGTACCGACGGTTTGTAAACCTCCGCCAATCGCTGTGATCAGCATTTCCAACGCACCACCTTCAAGCCCAACAGCGTAAAGCAGGCTCAGTGGTGTCTGGATAAACAAGGCATCTCCCAGTCCATCAAACAGATCGATGAAGTAGGAGGAAACATTAATCGCGATGAAGAACATTGCGTACATCGCGCCAAGGAACACAAATGGGCCAGCCCATTTGGAAAGCACGAAATGGTCAATCTTGTCCGAGAAGCCGCGCACATCCTGTGGCTCAGGCAGCTCCATCAGCTGTGAAAGCGAGTAGGCGCGGTTGAAGTAACTCGTCGCCATCACCAGCTCGGTTGGGTCTTGCAGGCGATGCTCACACTTTCTGGAAACGTCTTGTGCCTTTTCCAGAACTGCTTCTGGAACCATCTGACGGGCCAGCTTGTCACCTTCCATCAGACGATGAGCCAAAGGCATGGACTGAGATGACAGCTCAGGAGCCAGCTTCGCGATCTCTTCCGCAAGTTCTTTGACAGGTTTGATCAGATCAAACGGATCTGTCAGCAGACGGGAAGGAACCTCTGGAGAACGAACCGCCGTAGATAGCTCATCGCGCAAACCAGCCAGAGAATGCTCGTCGTGAACGGAAGTTGCGATAACAGGCATGGCAAGTGCTGCAGAAAGACGATCCGCAGCGGCTTGCAAAACGCCGGCAGGCCATAAATCTGCTTTGGTCAGCACCGCAACGATTGGCACATCAAACGCCAATGCCTGTAGCAGAATGGCAAGGGAGCGTTCCAGCGCAATTGGATCAAGCACAACAGCCAGAGCGGCTGGGCGATCAGACAAAAGCGCCTGACGGGTAATACGCTCGTCAATGCGGTCATCTTCAGGGGAAGAAAGGGTGGCCACACCGGGCAAGTCCAGAAGAGCCAGCTCTATAGTCTGTGTTTCACAAATGCCGGTTTTGCGATCAACCGTAACGCCCGGCCAGTTGCCGATGACCTGACTGCGGCCTGTCAGCTTGTTGAACAGGCTGGATTTACCGGAGTTGGCTGTACCGAGCAAATGGACTTGGGGTTTGTCATCGCAGCGACAAGAGGCGGTATCGTGACAGCTCATTGGCTGACCTCTTCCACCAAAATGGTGTCAGCCAGATCAACACCAACAGCAACGCGCTGCGAGCCAATGGACAAGATGCGTGCCCGTGAGCCGCTTCCTTCAAAAATGGTAAGCGAACGATCGCTGGTCAGACCAAGCGAGCGCAGCTTTAGGGCATCCGCCCGATCTCTTCCAAGGCGAACGACTTTCAGCTCAACACCAGTACGCGCTTCGGTCAGCGGCTTAGCCTGCACAGGTGGAACGAACGTTTCGCGGTAGGGTGCGAAGACTTCTTTGTGGGGTGCTTGCTCGAATGTTTCTCTGGCTAGCAAAGACATCTACGTCTCCAAAAATCTTAGTTCTTGAAGACATAGAACTGCAATTGCGAATGACTTGCATTGACAGCAATCAAATTCGCAAGCATCGTGGTTATCTGAAAAGATCAGCTATCACTTTGTAATACCTATAAAAAATGGAATATCAGAGAGCCGGTTCCAGTCCTGTCACGCTACACGCTTGTTCTAAAACAGCTTCTTTGGATTTGCCGCTATCCAGCTTCACCCAGTGAATCTCGCCTAAGTCGTAGTTCTGCTGTAAACGCACCACCTCTGCATCCGCATCCGATGCGTCGCCGTGTCGCGCATCTACGCGGTTGATAAGCGTCTCAACGTCAGCTTCCAGCCAGATCCCGATAAACTCAGCGTTGGTTTTCTTAGCAAGTTGCTCAACTGAGTCTCTCTCAGCGGGCTTGCCATAAACGCCATCAATGATCACCGAGTGCCCGGCGGCCAAAACCATCTCGGCCCGTCGCAGCAGTTCAGCATAAACCTTCGCGGAAAACTCTGGCGTGTAGGTCTCCTTGCTGGCCTTGTCTGCCTCATCAATCTCCAGCATCTCTTTTCGGATAACATCTGTCCGCAAATGCACCGCACCGGGCATCCGCCCAAGCTTCGGTGCCAGTCCTTGCGCAAGTGTCGTCTTACCTGTTCCAGACAATCCGCCAACCACACAGAGAACCGGAGGTGTCGGTGCCAAGGCTCTCTGGTAAATCCTGAAGTACTCCTGCGCCTGATCCTCAGTCTTCCGGCGTGTTGCACCCTCCTGATGCAGCGAAGCAGCGGCTCCAATCTTGGCGCGGATGGCAGCGCGCATCATCAGATAGAACCGTAACACGCGTATGTCTTCCAGATGTTTGAGTTCGTGTGCCTGTTGTAGGTAAGCATTGAGCACCACATTCGCTGCTTCAGGCTCTTTCCGCTCACATAGATCCAGCAACAGAAACGCCAGATCGTACAGCACATCACCGGTTGCGATCGCATCATCAAATTCAACAGCATCAAACAGCAATGGCTTGCCATCATGCATCACGATGTTGGCCAGGTGCGCATCTCCATGGTTGAGCCGCACAAGCCCATGTTCGCCGCGCTTCAGAATAATGCTCTCAATGAACGTGTGTTCTTCTCGCGCCGCTTTATCGAGCGCGATTACCTGATCTGCTGGAAAGAACTGAGGGAACTCCTGAAACGCATCAAGATTCTGATTGGTATACGCCAACAGATCCTCGATCCATGGCTGTGCTTCCCGCTGCGTGGTCCGGCTATGCGCATCCACCATCAGCTTGGCAAGATCAAGAGCCAACTCCCGGCTAATCCCTTTTTCCTCTGCCACACGATCCAAACCGAGGTGCTCGTTGAAGCGGTTCATATGAACCACCCATTCCACAACGACTCCATGACCGGCAAGTTCCAGAGAACCATCCCGCTCCAGTGTAATGGGCAGGGTGCTGCGGTAAATCTGCGGGGCGTACTGACTGTTGAGCCGGATCTCCGCTTCACACGCGTTCTTGCGTTTCTCAAGGCTGGAGTAATCGAGGAAAGGAAACTTCACATCCCGCTTCATCTTGTAGGCGTCATTCCCAACAAGGAAAGCAATGTTTGCATGTGTATCGATGCGTTTGACCTCTTGCCCCCTGTGCGCATCGGGGGAAGAGAAGAAGCCAATGATATCGCTTTGGGTCAGGGTATCCACGTCAAAACTATCAGCGGTCATGGGTCCATCCATCGAAACTGCGCAAATTTATAGGTGTTGTGCACCTTCAAGCTGCAATTGCCAATCTATCAATCGGGCTTAGGAGGTATTCTAGGGCTATGGATCTTTTGTGAAAGTGAAAAGCAAGGGTAACTCAATAAACTACTCAATCTGTCATGTAGGCTTCATCATTCTCACCGTGATTTGCCCAGTTCATTCCGTCTCGGAATAATAAAGGGAAATACTGCAGATTTTCACGAGTGCATATTCCGCGTATCTTCGCCCCAACCAAATTAGGACTGGAGTGAGGGATGAGCCAGACAAAACGGACCGGTGGTCAGTTAATCGTAGATGCGCTGGAAGATCAGGGCGCAGAGCGTGTCTTCTGTGTGCCGGGTGAGAGTTATCTTGCAGTTCTGGATGCGCTGCATGATGCCTCCATTCCAGTAACCCTGTGCCGTCAGGAAGGCGGCGCGGCCATGATGGCTGAGGCTTGGGGCAAAATGACCGGTAAGCCGGGTATCTGTATGGTAACCCGCGGTCCGGGCGCTACCAATGCTTCTGCTGGTGTCCACGTGGCGCAACAGGATTCCACACCGATGATCCTGTTCGTGGGGCAGATCGCACGTGACATGAGAGAGCGTGATGCCTTCCAGGAAGTCAACTACCGTCAGATGTTTGGCAGCATCGCCAAATGGGTTGCCGAGATTGATCAGCCAGACCGCATTCCGGAAATGATCTCTCGTGCCTACCATGTCGCCACTTCTGGCCGTCCGGGTCCTGTGGTTCTGGCTTTGCCGGAAGATATGCTGATTGAACTGGCGGAGGCACAAAGCGTTCCAACCATGCGCCCAATCGAAACTCACCCATCTCAACATCAGATGGAGGAGTTCCGCGAGCTGTTGGAAGGTGCTGAACGCCCATTCTTCATTCTCGGTGGCTCCCGCTGGTCAGAAGAAACCTGCGATACCTTCAGAGCCTTTGCTGAGAAGAACAACCTGCCGGTTGGCGCATCCTTCCGCCGCCAGATGCTGTTTGACAATGGCCACGCATGTTATGCGGGCGATGTTGGCATCGGCATCAACCCTAAGCTCAAAGCTCGCATCGAAAACTCTGACCTTGTCGTGTTGCTCGGAGATATCCTCTCTGAAATGCCAAGCCAGTCCTACTCCATGCTGAACATCCCTGTTCCAGCGCAAAAGGTGGTGCACATCCATCCGGGTTCAGAAGAACTTGGCCGCATGTATCTGCCAACGCTGGGCATCAACGCGAGTCCAGCTGGCTTCTGTGAAGCTCTGTCAAAGTTGGATGTGAAACAACAGGCAGGCTGGAAAGCACAGGTTGAAGAGGCTCATGCAGATTATCTTGCATGGTCAGGTGCGCGCCCGAAAGTGGCTGGTGACCTGCAGATGGCTGAAGTGATGGAATGGATTGAGAACAACCTCGACGACACCACCATCTTCGCCAACGGTGCAGGTAACTACGCCACATGGGTGCACCGCTTCCACCGTTTCCGCAAATACAACACCCAGCTTGCTCCAACCTCCGGCTCCATGGGCTACGGTCTGCCAGCCGCTGTCGCCGCAAAGCTGAAGTTCCCAGATCGCAATGTTGTTTGCTTTGCGGGTGATGGTTGCCTGCAGATGACCATTCAGGAGCTGGGAACGGCTGCACAGGAAGGGGCAAACATCATCGTCGTTGTTGTCGACAACGGCATCTACGGCACCATCCGCATGCACCAGGAGCGCGAATATCCAGGCCGCATCAGCGCAACCACTCTGCAAAATCCAAACTTCGCTGATGTGGCAAAGGCCTATGGCTACCACTCCAGCACAGTGAAAACAGCAGATGAGTTCGGTCCTGCATTTGAAGCTGCAAAAGCAAGCGGCAAACCAGCCCTGCTGCACCTGCATCTGGATCCGGAAGCAATCACGCCAATCCGCTCGCTGACAGAAATCCGCGAAGCTTCAATGGCAACCAGTTAAGCTAGGATAGTGAGGAGGCGATGGCTTAGCTCATCGTCTCCCGATCAAGGGCGGTCACGTCCAAAATGACGTCTGAAAGCGCATCATCATCCGGAGAGCGTTTTACGCGGAAGCCGAGGCTGCGGCACATATCCAGCATGGTGGTGTTCTCGCGCAAAACTTCCCCTTTGACTGTCTGGATGCCATCCACCTTCGCATAGCGAATAATTAGCTTCATCAGTACCCAACCAAGGCCCATACCTTTCAGGTTGGACTGAACCATCACCGCATACTCACCTTCAGTGTGGTCAGGATTGGCATGTAAACGAACCACGCCCAGAATGTCGCCGGTCTCAGGATCAATTGCTGCAAATGCCATCGCGCGCGCATAGTCCAGCTGAACAAGGCGGGCGAGGAATGTGTGTGAGAACTCCTTAACCGGAGCAAAGAAGCGCAGGCGCAGATCTTCAACGGAAACTTTCTCAAAGAAACTCTTTAGCTTGCCTTGATCCTCCGGCCTGATTGGTCGGATCAAGACGGTCTTTCCATCTTTCAGTTTATGCGTATGTTCCCACTCAATAGGGTAGGGCACAATAGAAAGGCGAGATGCTCCTTGTCGTCCCGGGCGTTTTTCCGGAGCGCTAATTGCAACACGTGCATCAAGCACCACGATGCCATGTTCATCAACAACAACTGGGTTTAGGTCCAGCTCACGAACCTCAGGGAAATCAACTGCAATCTGAGAGAGCTTCACCAATAGGTGCTCCACCTCAGCCACATTAGCGGACGGCCTGTTGCGGAAGCCTTTCAGCAGTTTGGAGGTGCTGGTGCGGGAAACCATCGCTTTGGCGAGGTTGAGATCAATCGGCACCAGATCAATGGCCCGGTCTCCAACCACTTCAACGGAAGTGCCGCCTTTGCCGAAAACAACCACAGGCCCAAACACGGGATCATCCGCAAGACCGGCATAGGTTTCCAACCCAAATCGGCGTGTCACCATGGGTTGGATCTCAACACCAGTTATATCAGCATGCGGATAGGACTGCTTCACATTGCCTAGGATCTTCTCAAAAGTTGCTTTCACTCCTTCGACACTATCCACGCCAAGATGAACTCCACCCACATCGGATTTGAAGGTCAGATCAGGGCTGCTGACTTTCAGCACAAGCTGGTTGTGTTTATCAAACAGAACCTCAGCCACCTTGGCGGCTTCCTCAACGGTCTTGACCAGATGCAGCTCCACCTGATTGACGGAGTAGGCCCGCAGCAACTCTCGTGTCTGCAAAGGAGTGAGCCACTTCTGGCCGTTCTCCAGCGCAACGCGGATCGTCTCTTTCGCAAGCCTTAAGTTCGGCTTGTAGTCGCTGGGCAAACTATCAGGCACAGCAGAGAGATGATCCT
Coding sequences:
- the feoB gene encoding ferrous iron transport protein B; the encoded protein is MSCHDTASCRCDDKPQVHLLGTANSGKSSLFNKLTGRSQVIGNWPGVTVDRKTGICETQTIELALLDLPGVATLSSPEDDRIDERITRQALLSDRPAALAVVLDPIALERSLAILLQALAFDVPIVAVLTKADLWPAGVLQAAADRLSAALAMPVIATSVHDEHSLAGLRDELSTAVRSPEVPSRLLTDPFDLIKPVKELAEEIAKLAPELSSQSMPLAHRLMEGDKLARQMVPEAVLEKAQDVSRKCEHRLQDPTELVMATSYFNRAYSLSQLMELPEPQDVRGFSDKIDHFVLSKWAGPFVFLGAMYAMFFIAINVSSYFIDLFDGLGDALFIQTPLSLLYAVGLEGGALEMLITAIGGGLQTVGTFAPIVGILFLCQIFLEQSGYMARAAVVADGLMRRIGLPGRAFLPLILGFGCTVPAVVATRTLETERERVVTSMMAPFMSCGARLPVYALFAAAFFPVNGQNIVFALYLLGVGVAIFTGWALSNSFYKGQSTSLAIELPTYQMPQFAQVMKLVWTRLKIFLFGAGKIIVTVVAVLTILNSVDFKGNVGNEANGNSVLAVVSKQVTPIFSPMGLSEDDWPATVGLVTGIFAKEAVVGTLQTLYVTTDEEGGAPAPLETAQDAINTFTISIVDLTSQMLDPLGIDIGDTSSYSIAAEEQEVEVGLFTALAAHFDGKVGAFAYMIAVLLYIPCTAALATIWREVGRNWALFAAGWTTLLAYSGASLAYQIGTFARHPTSSAIWIVVLLASIVGVLVFMRQKADSTVAQRAALEAAE
- a CDS encoding FeoA family protein, with the translated sequence MSLLARETFEQAPHKEVFAPYRETFVPPVQAKPLTEARTGVELKVVRLGRDRADALKLRSLGLTSDRSLTIFEGSGSRARILSIGSQRVAVGVDLADTILVEEVSQ
- a CDS encoding AAA family ATPase, which translates into the protein MTADSFDVDTLTQSDIIGFFSSPDAHRGQEVKRIDTHANIAFLVGNDAYKMKRDVKFPFLDYSSLEKRKNACEAEIRLNSQYAPQIYRSTLPITLERDGSLELAGHGVVVEWVVHMNRFNEHLGLDRVAEEKGISRELALDLAKLMVDAHSRTTQREAQPWIEDLLAYTNQNLDAFQEFPQFFPADQVIALDKAAREEHTFIESIILKRGEHGLVRLNHGDAHLANIVMHDGKPLLFDAVEFDDAIATGDVLYDLAFLLLDLCERKEPEAANVVLNAYLQQAHELKHLEDIRVLRFYLMMRAAIRAKIGAAASLHQEGATRRKTEDQAQEYFRIYQRALAPTPPVLCVVGGLSGTGKTTLAQGLAPKLGRMPGAVHLRTDVIRKEMLEIDEADKASKETYTPEFSAKVYAELLRRAEMVLAAGHSVIIDGVYGKPAERDSVEQLAKKTNAEFIGIWLEADVETLINRVDARHGDASDADAEVVRLQQNYDLGEIHWVKLDSGKSKEAVLEQACSVTGLEPAL
- a CDS encoding thiamine pyrophosphate-binding protein codes for the protein MSQTKRTGGQLIVDALEDQGAERVFCVPGESYLAVLDALHDASIPVTLCRQEGGAAMMAEAWGKMTGKPGICMVTRGPGATNASAGVHVAQQDSTPMILFVGQIARDMRERDAFQEVNYRQMFGSIAKWVAEIDQPDRIPEMISRAYHVATSGRPGPVVLALPEDMLIELAEAQSVPTMRPIETHPSQHQMEEFRELLEGAERPFFILGGSRWSEETCDTFRAFAEKNNLPVGASFRRQMLFDNGHACYAGDVGIGINPKLKARIENSDLVVLLGDILSEMPSQSYSMLNIPVPAQKVVHIHPGSEELGRMYLPTLGINASPAGFCEALSKLDVKQQAGWKAQVEEAHADYLAWSGARPKVAGDLQMAEVMEWIENNLDDTTIFANGAGNYATWVHRFHRFRKYNTQLAPTSGSMGYGLPAAVAAKLKFPDRNVVCFAGDGCLQMTIQELGTAAQEGANIIVVVVDNGIYGTIRMHQEREYPGRISATTLQNPNFADVAKAYGYHSSTVKTADEFGPAFEAAKASGKPALLHLHLDPEAITPIRSLTEIREASMATS